Proteins co-encoded in one Malus sylvestris chromosome 9, drMalSylv7.2, whole genome shotgun sequence genomic window:
- the LOC126583155 gene encoding uncharacterized protein LOC126583155 codes for MSVACGMECVVVLGCMRWVWRRCTYIGSNDSATWSSATPDEFDPVPRICRLILAVYEPDLHNPHFIPTVGFRPNPDWVVKRVTYEQTLGHAPPYLIYVDHDHKELVLAIRGLNLVKESDYKLLLDNKLGMQMFDGGYVHHGLLKSAIWLLKEEGETLKRLWLENGSNYDMVFAGHSLGSGVATLLTVIVVNHRDWLGGIPRSKVRCYALAPARCMSLNLAVKYADVIYSVVLQDDFLPRTATPLEDIFKSIFCLPCLMFLVCLRDTFIPEGRKLRDPRRLYAPGRMYHIVERKFCRCGRFPPEVRTAIPVDGRFEHIVLSCNATSDHGIIWIEREAEKALLRMKEESSSETVTTAPKIQKLERLQTIEKEHKDALERAVSLNVPHAVTSNEEAPEDQKPEKAPEIENQSEDAADTKLKSTGGRARWDDLVEKLFKKDSGDVLLTRDSNPPE; via the exons ATGTCGGTGGCGTGTGGCATGGAGTGCGTGGTCGTGTTGGGCTGTATGCGCTGGGTGTGGCGGCGCTGCACCTACATCGGCTCCAACGACAGCGCCACCTGGTCCTCCGCCACCCCCGACGAGTTCGACCCCGTCCCCCGCATCTGCCGCCTAATCCTCGCCGTCTACGAGCCCGATCTTCACAACCCCCACTTCATCCCCACCGTCGGATTCCGCCCCAACCCCGACTGGGTCGTCAAGCGCGTCACTTACGAACAAACCCTTGGACACGCGCCGCCCTACCTCATCTACGTCGACCACGACCACAAGGAGCTCGTCCTCGCCATTCGCGGCCTCAATTTGGTCAAAGAGAGCGACTACAAGCTCCTGCTCGATAACAAGCTCGGAATGCAGATGTTCGACGGAGGCTATGTCCACCACGGCCTCTTGAAGTCGGCGATTTGGCTGCTCAAAGAAGAGGGCGAGACATTGAAGCGGCTCTGGCTGGAAAACGGGTCCAATTACGATATGGTGTTTGCGGGTCACTCTTTGGGGTCTGGTGTGGCGACGCTGCTGACTGTGATTGTTGTCAACCACCGGGACTGGCTTGGCGGGATCCCTCGGAGCAAGGTGAGGTGCTACGCGCTTGCTCCGGCGCGTTGTATGTCGTTAAATTTGGCCGTCAAGTATGCCGATGTTATATACTCGGTGGTTCTGCAG GATGATTTCTTGCCAAGAACTGCAACCCCCTTGGAAGATATTTTCAAGTCAATCTTTTG CTTGCCCTGCTTgatgtttttggtttgtttgagGGATACTTTCATACCAGAAGGTAGGAAGCTTAGGGATCCTAGAAGGCTTTATGCACCCGGGCGGATGTATCATATCGTAGAGCGCAAATTTTGCAG ATGTGGGAGGTTTCCTCCAGAGGTCCGAACTGCCATTCCTGTTGATGGGAGATTTGAACATATTGTCTTGTCATGTAATGCCACATCTGATCATGGAATTATCTGGATAGAAAGGGAAGCAGAGAAGGCTTTATTA CGAATGAAGGAAGAAAGTAGTTCTGAGACTGTAACAACTGctccaaaaatacaaaaacttgaGAGGTTGCAGACCATTGaaaaagaacacaaagatgcaTTGGAAAGAGCTGTCAGTTTGAATGTGCCTCATGCTGTAACATCCAACGAGGAAGCCCCCGAAGACCAAAAACCGGAGAAGGCTCCAGAGATTGAAAATCAGAGCGAAGATGCTGCAGATACAAAGTTGAAGTCCACTGGTGGAAGGGCAAGGTGGGATGATTTGGTTGAAAAGCTTTTCAAGAAAGATTCTGGGGATGTACTGCTAACACGAGATTCAAATCCCCCAGAATAG
- the LOC126633983 gene encoding uncharacterized protein LOC126633983, whose amino-acid sequence MDFVFKFRFCDFGDFVCRVFIIVEDASSRVFCFIPFLSSKKLIIDSQTLSLSRTATPGAAAAQRLGLQRRRFVKPSLLSRLQYSSFGFSSDFTIVNWAASATGYRASFLSEYRVTKSDLELALIQFANDISSEAHVELRISKFVETSCDLLQEIFRKENTSTYRRLCLTLAYLKPRNHRHQQLWLRTSLSSSIPPKFHYLSLLSPTHCVSILLGWCSLGTWCGEMQACCSVLWEGIISEIEVGLGPCGELRYPYPERHGWKYPSIGEFKCYDRYLMKNLMQAAKARATPSRPEYQIMQVLIIPNHMRQGFSVTEVEGPTLSSELEFLNIRFSALSSVTLDPLYEELGTFPALTRIVLPTRDLTLQVSLTSYLVLAYFLLSDFKLLTA is encoded by the exons ATGGATTTTGTGTTCAAATTtcgattttgtgattttggggattttgttTGTAGAGTGTTCATCATCGTTGAAGATGCCTCTTCTCGAGTCTTCTGTTTCATTCCGTTTCTCTCATCCAAAAAATTAATCATTgattctcaaactctctctctgtctcgcACTGCCACACCAGGCGCCGCAGCCGCTCAAAGACTGGGTCTCCAAAGGCGGCGTTTTGTAAAACCCTCCCTACTCTCAAG ATTACAGTATTCAAGTTTTGGGTTCTCCTCAGACTTCACAATTGTGAACTGGGCAGCCAGTGCAACTGGTTACAGAGCTTCCT TTTTGTCTGAATACCGTGTTACAAAATCAGATCTGGAGCTTGCCCTTATTCAGTTTGCCAATGACATAAGCTCTGAAGCTCATGTTGAG CTTCGGATTTCAAAATTTGTAGAAACCAGCTGTGATCTGTTGCAGGAAAtatttagaaaagaaaacacCTCTACATACCGAAGATTATGTCTAACTTTAGCATACTTGAAGCCG CGGAATCACCGCCACCAACAGCTATGGCTGCGCACTTCGTTGTCGTCCAGTATTCCTCCAAAATTCCATTATCTCTCTTTGCTCTCTCCGACTCATTGCGTCTCTATTCTTCTAG GTTGGTGTTCCTTAGGAACTTGGTGCGGAGAAATGCAAGCATGTTGCAGCGTATTATGG GAAGGAATAATATCAGAAATTGAAGTTGGATTAGGTCCGTGTGGAGAGCTACGGTATCCTTATCCTGAACGGCATGGTTGGAAATATCCTAGTATTGGTGAATTCAAG TGTTATGACCGGTACTTGATGAAGAATCTGATGCAGGCTGCAAAAGCAAGGGCCACTCCTTCTAGGCCAGAGTACCAGATAATGCAAGTTCTTATAATTCCCAACCACATGAGACAGGGTTTTTCCGTGACAGAG GTGGAAGGCCCAACTTTGAGCTCAGAGCTTGAATTTCTCAATATTCGTTTCTCTGCACTCTCATCAGTCACTCTTGATCCTCTCTATGAGGAACTGGGTACTTTTCCAGCTCTAACAA GAATCGTGCTGCCGACTCGGGATTTGACATTGCAGGTTTCATTGACTTCCTATCTTGTgcttgcttattttttattatctgATTTTAAACTTTTAACAGCATAA